DNA sequence from the Brachybacterium sp. P6-10-X1 genome:
ATGCTCACCCAGGGCGGTGCTTTCGGCGACCACGACACGCACGACGAGCGGGCCATGGACTCCGGAGAGCTGGAGCGCGAGAAGGGCATCACCATCCTCGCGAAGAACACGGCGATCCGGTACACCGGGCCGTCGGCCGCCGAGGCGGGGGAGCCGGACGGCATCACCATCAACGTCATCGACACCCCCGGCCACGCCGACTTCGGCGGCGAGGTCGAGCGCGGGCTGTCCATGGTCGACGGGGTCGTGCTGCTGGTGGACTCCTCGGAGGGACCTCTGCCGCAGACCCGCTTCGTGCTGCGCAAGGCGCTGGCCGCGAAGCTGCCCGTGATCCTCGTGGTCAACAAGGTCGACCGCCCCGACGCCCGGATCGAGGACGTCGTCAGCGATTCCACCGACCTCCTGCTGGGCCTGGCCTCCGACCTGGCCGAGGAGATCGACGACATCGACCTCGACGCCGTCCTCGACGTCCCGGTCGTCTACGCCTCCGGCAAGGCCGGCCGCGCGTCGACCACCCAGCCGGCCGACGGCGAGCTCCCGGAGGAGGAGAACGTCGAGCCGCTGTTCAAGACCATCCTCGAGTCGATCCCGGCGCCGAGCTACGACGACGAGATGCCGCTGCAGGCCCACGTCACCAACCTCGATGCCTCCCCGTTCCTGGGTCGCCTGGCGCTGCTGCGGATCAAGAACGGCGAGCTGCGCAAGGGCCAGCAGGTCGCCTGGTGCACCCGCGACGGCGAGACCAAGCAGGTCAAGATCACCGAGCTGCTGGAGACCAAGGGGCTCTCCCGCGAGCCGATGACCGACGCCGCCCGCCCGGGCGACATCGTCGCCGTCGCCGGCATTCCCGAGATCATGATCGGCGAGACCCTCGCCGACCTCGCGGACCCGCGTCCCCTGCCGCTGATCACCATCGACGACCCGGCGATCTCGATGACCATCGGCATCAACACCTCGCCGCTGGCCGGCAAGAACGCCAAGGGCCACAAGCTCACCGCCCGCCAGGTCAAGGACCGTCTGGACCAGGAGCTCGTCGGCAACGTCTCGCTGAAGGTGCTGCCCACCGAGCGCCCCGACGCCTGGGAGGTCCAGGGCCGCGGCGAGCTGGCGCTGTCGATCCTGGTCGAGCAGATGCGGCGCGAGGGCTTCGAGCTGACCGTGGGCAAGCCCAAGGTGCTCACCCGCGAGATCGACGGCACGATCCACGAGCCCGTCGAGCGGATGACGATCGACGTCCCCGAGGAGTACCTCGGCACCGTCACCCAGCTGATGGCCTCCCGCAAGGGCCGCATGGAGACCATGAGCAACCACGGCTCCGGCTGGGTGCGCATGGAGTTCACGGTGCCCGCGCGCGGGCTGATCGGCTTCCGGACCCGGTTCATGACCGAGACCCGCGGCAACGGCATCGCCGCCTCCTACGCCGACGGCTTCGAGCCCTGGATGGGGCGGATCGAGTTCCGGTCCACCGGCTCCCTGGTCGCCGACCGCGCCGGCAGTGTCACGCCGTTCGCGATGATCAACCTCCAGGAGCGCGGCTCGTTCTTCGTCGAGCCCACGTCCGAGGTCTACGCCGGCCAGATCGTCGGCGAGAACTCGCGCAACGAGGACATGGACGTGAACATCACCAAGGAGAAGAAGCTGACGAACATGCGCGCAGCCTCCTCGGAGTCGTTCGAGAACCTCGTCCCGCCGCGTCGGCTGACCCTCGAGGAGTCCCTCGAGTTCACGGCCGAGGACGAGTGCGTCGAGGTCACTCCCGAGATCGTGCGCATCCGCAAGGTCATCCTCGATGCCACCGAGCGTCATCGTGCTCGCTCGAAGGCCAAGTCCGGGAAGTGACCCGGTGACGGACACGCGCCACCGCGGGACCGTGGTGGAGACGGCCTCCCCGGGCGCCCGGATCACCCAGGGCGTCCTAGGGGTCGTCCTCACCGTGCTCTCGGTGCTGCTGATGCTCACCACGCATCGGATGCAGCTGCCCCTCGGCGGGGTGGACCTGCCCGTGGGCCTGATCTTCGGCGGCGCGTTCCAGATCGTCACCTGCGTGTTCCTGTATGCGGCCACCGGATCCCGGCTGCCGCTGATCGTGGTCGGTTCCCTGTGGGGGCTGGTGGCCCTGCCGTTCCTCGGCCACGGCGCCGGCGGCGGCGTGCTGATGCCCGCCGAGATCGCCGGTCAGCTCCAGCTCGCCGGCTGGATCGTGCAGGGGCTCGGGATCGGCATCCCCTTCCTGGCCGCCCTGGTCGTCACCGTGGGCCGGGCCTGGCGACAGCGGCGGCGATGAGCTCCCGGATGACGAGCTCCCGGGGCCGGCCCGACTGGGCGACGATCCCGAACCTGGTCACCCTCGCCCGCTTCGCCCTGCTCGCCCCGGTGTGCGTGCTGCTGTGGGACGGCGCGGGCACTCTCGCCGTCGTCCTGCTGCTGGTGTGGGCGAGCACGGACTGGATCGACGGGCTGCTCGCCCGCGCCCTGGGCCAGACCAGCCGGACCGGAGCGATCATCGACCCGATCGCCGACCGCCTGGGTCTGGCGGCGATCGCGGCGACCCTCGTCCTGGTCGACCTGCTGCCCTGGGCGGCGCTGGTGATCATCCTCGTCGTCGATCTCGCCACCACGGTGCTGGCCACCGGGGCCGCGCTCGGCGGTCGCATCGAGGTCTCGATCCTCGGCAAGGTCCGCACCGCGGTCCTGGTGACCTCGGTCTTCCTGCTGGTCGCCGCGGCGGCCTGGGCTCCGGGGCTGGTCGGTGCCGTACAGGTGCTGGTGTGGACCGCGGTGGGTCTGCACGTGCTCTCGGGCGGGGACTACATCCTCAGGGCGTCGCGCGCTCCGCGGGTCGCGTCGGCGGGGGAGGGACCTCCTTCGCCGCGATGACCAGTCTCCGCGGCACGCGCACCTGACCACGGCGGGTCATCACCCGCACCTCGGTCTCATCGGCCGTCTGGATCGTCCCCAGCGCATCGGTCATCGACTCCCCGTGCGGGGAGGCCTCGCGATCGATCGCGTAGCGCAGGACCACGCGGGTCCCGGCGCGGAGGAAGGGTGCCCAGCCGGCGCGCCGGCGGTGCTCATCGCGGATCGTCATCCCTCGAGGCTATCGGGCAGCGGCTGGTGCCCGCGCCCGATGTTCCTCGCATCACGTCCGCTGCGCGGGCCGGCGCAGGGCAGGTCCCCTCCGGCGCGGGGATGAGAGGATGGGGACGTCTCCCGGACGGAAGGATGCTGCATCATGACGTACGTCATCGCCCTGCCCTGCGTCGACGTGAAGGATCGCGCCTGCGTCGATGAGTGCCCCGTGGACTGCATCTACGAGGGGAACCGGATGCTGTACATCCAGCCCGACGAGTGCGTGGACTGCGGGGCCTGCGAGCCGGTCTGCCCCGTCGAGGCGATCTTCTACGAGGACGACACCCCGGACCAGTGGGCCGAGTACTACAAGGCCAACGTCGAGTTCTTCGATGACCTGGGGGCGCCCGGCGGCGCCGCCAAGATGGGCGTGATCGACAAGGACCACCCGATCATCGAGGCCCTGCCGATCCAGCCCAACCCCCTGGCCTGAGCCGTGGCCGCCACCCTGCCCACCACCGCCCGCCGCGGACTCGCCGCCCGCCTGCCCGCCTTCCCCTGGGACGCCCTGACCGGAGCGAAGCAGCGCGCCGCCGCGCACGGGGACGGCCTCGTCGACCTCTCCGTCGGCACCCCCGTCGACCCGACACCCGCCTCCGTGCAGACCGCGCTCGCCGCCGCCGCGGACCGCCCGGGGTACCCGACCACGGTCGGCACCCCTGCGCTGCGCGAGGCCCTGGTGGACTTCGCCGGTCGCCACCGCGCCGCCCCTGACACGCTCGACGTCGACGGCGTGCTGCCCACCGTCGGCTCCAAGGAGCTGGTCGCCCACCTGCCCTTCCAGCTCGGCATCGGCCCCGGCGAGATCGTCGCCTTCCCCGCGATCGCCTACCCGACCTACGACATGGGCGCCCGCTTCGTCGGCGCCGAGGCACTGCCGCTGGACCTGGCCGAGCTCGCCTCCGAGGGCGACGCCGCGCTGCCCGATCCGTCGGCCGCCTCGCGGATCCGCCTGCTGTGGCTGAACTCCCCGTCGAACCCCACCGGTGACGTGCTCGACGCCGAGCAGATGGCCGCGATCGTCGACTGGGCCCGCGCCCGGGAGATCATCGTCGCGTCCGACGAGTGCTACGCCCTGCTGCCGTGGACCGTCGACGAGGTCCCCTCCGTGCTGGACCCGCGTGTGAACGCCGGCTCCCTGGAGGGCGTGCTGTGCGCGTACTCGCTGTCCAAGCAGTCCAACCTCGCCGGCTACCGGGCGGCCTTCGTCGCCGGGGATCCCGCGTTGGTGGGAGAGCTGCTCGCGGTGCGCAAGCAGGCCGGGATGATGCTCCCCGGCCCCGTCCAGGAGGCGATGACCGTCGCCCTCGGGGACGACGCCGCGGCCACCGGCCAGCGAGCGATCTACCGAGGGCGCCGCGAGGTCCTCGAGCCCGCCCTGCGCGCGGCAGGGGGCACGATCCACGGCTCCCAGGCCGGCCTGTACCTCTGGACGACCTTCGGCGAGGACGCGATGGCCACGGTCGATCGCCTCGCCGACCTCGGGATCCTGGTCGCCCCGGGGATGTTCTATGGTGAGGGGGGCGGGAACTTCGTCCGCGTCGCCCTCACCGCGACCGACGAGCGGATCACTGCCGCCGCCCGGCGCCTCGCGCGCCCCTGAGACCCGCGCCCTGCGCGCGCCCACCGATCCGACACTGCACAACGGAGAGCCCATGGATCACGCGACGTCGACTGCACAGCTCACGGTCCGGGAGAAGTCCCTCGACCTCCCGATCATCCCCGCCGTCGAGGGCAACTCCGGCATCACGATCGGGCCGCTGCGCACGGAGACCGGGGACGTCACCTACGACCCCGGTTTCATGAACACCGCGAACGCCAAGTCCGCGATCACCTACATCGACGGCGAAGCGGGCATCCTGCGCTACCGCGGGTACCCCATCGAGCAGCTGGCCGAGAAGTCCTCCTTCCTCGAGGTCAGCTACCTGCTGATCAACGGCGAGCTGCCCACCAAGGGCCAGCTGGAGAACTTCGAGGCCCAGGTGGAGCGGCGCACCCTGCTCGACGAGCGCTTCAAGCGGATGTTCGACGGCTACCCGCGCGACGCCCATCCGATGGCGGTGCTGCAGGCCGGGGTCTCGGGCCTGTCGACCTTCTACCAGGACTCCCTGGACCCCTTCGACATGGAGCAGACCCGGCTGTCGACCGTGCGGCTGCTGGCGAAGGTGCCGACGATGGCCGCCTACGCCCACCGCATCGCTCAGGGCCACGCCCTGCTGTACCCGGACAACCGGCTCTCGCTGATCGAGAACTTCCTGCGCCTGACCTTCGGCTTCCCCGTCGAGGAATACGTGGCCGACCCGGTCGTCGTCCGTGCCATGGAGCAGCTGCTGATCCTCCACGCCGATCACGAGCAGAACTGCTCCACCTCCGCGGTGCGCCTGGTCGGCTCCGCCCAGGCGAATCTGTTCACCTCGATCTCCGCCGGCATCGGCGCCCTCTCGGGTCCCGCCCACGGCGGCGCCAACGCGGCCGTGATGGAGATGCTCGACGAGATCAGGACCCGGGACCTGGACCCGAAGGCCTTCATGGAGAAGGTGAAGAACAAGGAGGACGGCATCCGCCTGATGGGCTTCGGGCACCGGGTCTACAAGAACTACGACCCCCGCGCGAAGTTCGTCAAGAAGATCGCCGACGACGTCCTCGAGCGCCTCGGGGTGCACGACGAGCAGCTGGAGCTGGCCATGGAGCTCGAGGAGAT
Encoded proteins:
- the typA gene encoding translational GTPase TypA, with amino-acid sequence MTPRLRTDLRNVAIVAHVDHGKTTLVDAMLTQGGAFGDHDTHDERAMDSGELEREKGITILAKNTAIRYTGPSAAEAGEPDGITINVIDTPGHADFGGEVERGLSMVDGVVLLVDSSEGPLPQTRFVLRKALAAKLPVILVVNKVDRPDARIEDVVSDSTDLLLGLASDLAEEIDDIDLDAVLDVPVVYASGKAGRASTTQPADGELPEEENVEPLFKTILESIPAPSYDDEMPLQAHVTNLDASPFLGRLALLRIKNGELRKGQQVAWCTRDGETKQVKITELLETKGLSREPMTDAARPGDIVAVAGIPEIMIGETLADLADPRPLPLITIDDPAISMTIGINTSPLAGKNAKGHKLTARQVKDRLDQELVGNVSLKVLPTERPDAWEVQGRGELALSILVEQMRREGFELTVGKPKVLTREIDGTIHEPVERMTIDVPEEYLGTVTQLMASRKGRMETMSNHGSGWVRMEFTVPARGLIGFRTRFMTETRGNGIAASYADGFEPWMGRIEFRSTGSLVADRAGSVTPFAMINLQERGSFFVEPTSEVYAGQIVGENSRNEDMDVNITKEKKLTNMRAASSESFENLVPPRRLTLEESLEFTAEDECVEVTPEIVRIRKVILDATERHRARSKAKSGK
- the fdxA gene encoding ferredoxin; translated protein: MTYVIALPCVDVKDRACVDECPVDCIYEGNRMLYIQPDECVDCGACEPVCPVEAIFYEDDTPDQWAEYYKANVEFFDDLGAPGGAAKMGVIDKDHPIIEALPIQPNPLA
- the dapC gene encoding succinyldiaminopimelate transaminase, translating into MAATLPTTARRGLAARLPAFPWDALTGAKQRAAAHGDGLVDLSVGTPVDPTPASVQTALAAAADRPGYPTTVGTPALREALVDFAGRHRAAPDTLDVDGVLPTVGSKELVAHLPFQLGIGPGEIVAFPAIAYPTYDMGARFVGAEALPLDLAELASEGDAALPDPSAASRIRLLWLNSPSNPTGDVLDAEQMAAIVDWARAREIIVASDECYALLPWTVDEVPSVLDPRVNAGSLEGVLCAYSLSKQSNLAGYRAAFVAGDPALVGELLAVRKQAGMMLPGPVQEAMTVALGDDAAATGQRAIYRGRREVLEPALRAAGGTIHGSQAGLYLWTTFGEDAMATVDRLADLGILVAPGMFYGEGGGNFVRVALTATDERITAAARRLARP
- a CDS encoding CDP-alcohol phosphatidyltransferase family protein, which translates into the protein MTSSRGRPDWATIPNLVTLARFALLAPVCVLLWDGAGTLAVVLLLVWASTDWIDGLLARALGQTSRTGAIIDPIADRLGLAAIAATLVLVDLLPWAALVIILVVDLATTVLATGAALGGRIEVSILGKVRTAVLVTSVFLLVAAAAWAPGLVGAVQVLVWTAVGLHVLSGGDYILRASRAPRVASAGEGPPSPR
- a CDS encoding citrate synthase translates to MDHATSTAQLTVREKSLDLPIIPAVEGNSGITIGPLRTETGDVTYDPGFMNTANAKSAITYIDGEAGILRYRGYPIEQLAEKSSFLEVSYLLINGELPTKGQLENFEAQVERRTLLDERFKRMFDGYPRDAHPMAVLQAGVSGLSTFYQDSLDPFDMEQTRLSTVRLLAKVPTMAAYAHRIAQGHALLYPDNRLSLIENFLRLTFGFPVEEYVADPVVVRAMEQLLILHADHEQNCSTSAVRLVGSAQANLFTSISAGIGALSGPAHGGANAAVMEMLDEIRTRDLDPKAFMEKVKNKEDGIRLMGFGHRVYKNYDPRAKFVKKIADDVLERLGVHDEQLELAMELEEIALQDDYFVERKLYPNVDFYTGLIYKAIGFPTHMFTVLFAIGRLPGWIAQWQEMVHDPETKIGRPRQIYTGHAEREYVPMETRTGTTELRLEQLATELDEERRAHQEQLAKEHRLDH
- a CDS encoding acetyltransferase, which translates into the protein MTIRDEHRRRAGWAPFLRAGTRVVLRYAIDREASPHGESMTDALGTIQTADETEVRVMTRRGQVRVPRRLVIAAKEVPPPPTRPAERATP